A part of Paraburkholderia largidicola genomic DNA contains:
- a CDS encoding TonB-dependent siderophore receptor — translation MKILKSDHALTAHRYSRNQSVLGAALLISVGLALSTATSCARADDAVAADATLPTVSVKASADNNGAQPDKISAGALGTLKQVDTPFSTHVVTSEEAQDLFANTANDLFQYDPAVSITSTNAIGENSMFNVRGLPIDTLNSIKVDGQSFPSWDTDLALEPFEQVELLKGLSGFMYGFGSPGGIVNYVLKRPTDTPYRSFSVGYQSAGVFSEKLDVGGRFGKDDRFGYRFNLVNEEGNTAEANGHLRRQVASAALDFRITPDLTWTVDAFYTKRKQEGTIFGLMFGSDAGGIPDASLVTHNLSQPQNYYQVEMASFGTGLDYRLSENWHASVKYRFAKENRTNSDSLLYVYNTAGDYSNTLYAAMTRYFYQNVDAMVEGKFNTGSIKHDVVFGAGYQSQVTEYDNSEGWNDGYTLGIGNIYSSTFLTNADVHIGENLYKQSRTTQAAIYASDTVQFTPRISALLGLRYTQFHQFTYDPTGATTANYSASPVTPTVALMYKTDAYSTLYFSYVQSLEQGGSAANTNLNYPATFGPLRSKQYEVGFKTDRSKWGANLALFRVDQGYNYTNSANIFVQDGTKRYTGVDASGWLQLASDWRVMGGVMWLDTKAVDIDDPTIEGKRIYGAPRWTVTGRVEYNPSYMRRLTLAFGGRYVSDMAVDAANTQFVPAYTVFDLSGKYETRIAGKEVTFRAGINNLLNRRYWTTAWGYYVSPSATRTAVASATMQF, via the coding sequence ATGAAGATTCTGAAGTCTGACCACGCGCTTACCGCTCACCGCTATTCCCGTAACCAGTCTGTTCTCGGCGCCGCGCTACTCATCAGCGTCGGACTGGCGCTATCGACTGCGACGTCGTGCGCTCGCGCGGACGACGCGGTTGCCGCAGACGCGACGCTCCCAACCGTCAGCGTGAAAGCGTCGGCGGATAACAATGGGGCGCAGCCCGACAAGATCAGTGCCGGTGCGCTCGGCACACTCAAGCAGGTCGACACGCCGTTTTCGACGCACGTCGTGACGAGCGAAGAGGCGCAGGATCTGTTCGCGAATACGGCCAACGACCTGTTCCAGTACGACCCGGCCGTGTCGATCACGAGCACCAACGCCATCGGCGAAAACTCGATGTTCAACGTGCGAGGCCTGCCGATCGACACGCTCAACAGCATCAAGGTCGATGGACAGAGCTTCCCGTCGTGGGACACCGATCTCGCACTCGAGCCGTTCGAGCAGGTCGAACTGCTGAAGGGGCTGTCGGGCTTCATGTACGGGTTCGGCTCGCCGGGCGGTATCGTCAACTACGTGCTGAAGCGTCCGACCGATACGCCGTATCGCAGCTTTTCGGTGGGCTATCAGTCGGCGGGTGTGTTCAGCGAGAAGCTTGACGTTGGCGGCCGCTTTGGCAAGGACGACCGGTTCGGCTACCGCTTCAACCTCGTCAACGAGGAAGGCAATACGGCCGAGGCAAATGGACATCTGCGACGCCAGGTGGCGTCGGCGGCGCTCGACTTCCGCATCACGCCGGACCTGACGTGGACGGTCGACGCGTTCTACACGAAGCGTAAGCAGGAAGGCACGATCTTCGGCCTGATGTTCGGCTCGGACGCGGGCGGCATTCCGGACGCCAGTCTGGTCACGCACAATCTGTCGCAACCGCAGAACTACTACCAGGTCGAAATGGCGTCGTTCGGAACGGGGCTCGACTATCGGCTCTCCGAGAACTGGCACGCGAGCGTGAAGTACCGCTTCGCGAAGGAAAACCGCACGAACTCGGACAGTCTGCTGTACGTGTACAACACGGCCGGTGACTACTCCAACACGCTGTATGCGGCGATGACGCGATACTTCTACCAGAACGTCGACGCGATGGTGGAAGGCAAGTTCAACACGGGCAGCATCAAGCACGATGTCGTCTTCGGTGCGGGCTATCAATCGCAAGTCACTGAGTACGATAACAGCGAAGGCTGGAACGACGGGTATACCCTCGGTATCGGCAACATCTATAGCAGCACGTTCCTGACCAATGCCGACGTGCATATCGGCGAGAACCTGTACAAGCAGTCCCGCACGACACAGGCCGCGATCTACGCTAGCGACACGGTTCAGTTCACGCCGCGCATTTCGGCGCTGCTCGGCTTGCGCTATACGCAGTTCCATCAGTTCACGTACGATCCGACGGGCGCGACCACGGCGAACTACAGCGCGTCTCCCGTGACGCCGACTGTGGCGCTGATGTACAAGACGGACGCGTATTCGACGCTGTACTTCAGCTACGTTCAGTCGCTGGAGCAAGGCGGTTCGGCTGCGAACACCAACCTCAACTACCCAGCGACGTTCGGTCCGCTGCGCAGCAAGCAATATGAAGTGGGCTTCAAGACGGATCGCAGCAAGTGGGGTGCGAATCTCGCGCTGTTCCGCGTCGATCAGGGCTACAACTACACGAACTCGGCGAACATCTTCGTTCAGGACGGCACCAAGCGTTACACGGGCGTCGATGCGAGCGGCTGGCTTCAGCTTGCCAGCGACTGGCGCGTGATGGGTGGCGTGATGTGGCTCGATACCAAGGCCGTCGATATCGACGATCCGACTATCGAGGGCAAGCGTATCTATGGGGCGCCGCGATGGACCGTGACGGGCCGCGTCGAATACAACCCGTCGTACATGCGTCGTCTTACGCTTGCGTTCGGTGGCCGCTATGTCAGCGATATGGCCGTGGATGCCGCCAACACGCAATTCGTGCCGGCATATACGGTGTTCGATCTGAGCGGCAAGTATGAAACGCGTATTGCGGGCAAAGAAGTGACGTTCCGCGCGGGTATCAACAACCTCCTCAACCGCCGTTACTGGACGACCGCGTGGGGCTACTACGTCAGCCCGTCCGCGACGCGTACGGCGGTGGCTAGCGCGACGATGCAATTCTAA
- a CDS encoding DUF4148 domain-containing protein, with protein sequence MKTSITIAMLTAVLLMPAISYAKIDSNQTTTRGEVKAQIVQAEKDGTLHQSKVHYPDYNANASTVAQQSDSGYGTMPLNFSQSGSPAQGINNSILFDHH encoded by the coding sequence ATGAAAACCTCAATCACCATCGCAATGCTGACGGCCGTGCTTCTGATGCCTGCAATCTCATACGCAAAGATCGATTCGAATCAGACGACGACGCGCGGCGAAGTCAAGGCGCAAATCGTGCAAGCCGAGAAAGATGGCACGTTGCATCAATCGAAGGTGCACTATCCCGACTACAACGCAAACGCGTCGACAGTGGCACAGCAATCGGACAGCGGCTACGGAACGATGCCGTTGAATTTTTCGCAATCGGGGTCTCCGGCGCAAGGCATCAACAATAGCATCCTGTTCGACCATCATTGA
- a CDS encoding FecR domain-containing protein, with translation MNIGSPPGIAPNVARRAVEWWLDLQSGDITDSQRRAFECWRAEHADHDRAWRHIQSVSQRFQTLNDGAGGSAARAALTRPRSPARRAGVKALVLLFFAGGTAWLARDQIAWRSWSADLRTSTGEQRNVTLADGTRLMLNTASAVDVRFSDTERRIVLLRGEIMVVTGHDDGPTPRPFVAQTAQGVSIPLGTRFSLRQEDSTTRLDVFEGAVKVEPGHAPGVSKVVHAGERMRFTATQIMSIEPTSADTAAWTQGMLVASNMRLTDFLSELGRYRDGYLRCDPSIADFRLSGTYPLSDTDRVLNTLATTLPVELEYITRYWVTVKRARS, from the coding sequence GTGAATATCGGCAGCCCTCCTGGCATCGCGCCCAATGTCGCGCGTCGTGCGGTCGAATGGTGGCTCGATCTGCAGTCCGGCGACATCACGGACTCGCAACGACGCGCGTTCGAATGCTGGCGGGCCGAACATGCCGACCACGATCGCGCGTGGCGGCATATCCAGTCCGTGAGTCAACGCTTTCAGACGCTCAACGATGGCGCAGGCGGGAGTGCCGCGCGCGCCGCGTTGACGCGTCCACGTTCGCCCGCGCGGCGCGCGGGCGTCAAGGCGCTGGTCCTGCTCTTCTTTGCGGGCGGGACCGCCTGGCTTGCGCGCGATCAGATTGCGTGGCGGAGCTGGAGCGCGGATCTGCGCACCAGCACGGGCGAGCAGCGCAACGTGACGCTCGCCGACGGCACGCGGCTCATGCTCAATACCGCGAGCGCCGTCGATGTCCGCTTTTCCGACACCGAGCGCCGCATCGTTCTGCTTCGTGGCGAAATCATGGTCGTCACGGGGCACGACGACGGACCCACGCCGCGCCCGTTCGTCGCACAGACGGCACAAGGCGTATCGATACCGCTCGGCACGCGCTTCTCGCTCAGACAGGAAGACTCGACGACCCGGCTCGACGTGTTCGAAGGCGCGGTCAAGGTCGAACCGGGCCACGCGCCGGGGGTGTCGAAGGTCGTGCATGCAGGCGAGCGCATGCGCTTCACCGCCACGCAGATCATGTCTATCGAGCCGACAAGCGCGGATACCGCGGCATGGACACAAGGCATGCTGGTCGCCAGCAACATGCGTCTGACCGACTTCCTGTCGGAACTCGGACGGTATCGGGACGGCTACCTGCGCTGCGATCCTTCGATCGCGGACTTCCGCTTGTCAGGCACGTATCCGCTATCGGACACCGATCGCGTGCTCAACACCCTCGCGACCACGCTGCCCGTCGAACTGGAGTACATCACGCGCTACTGGGTAACGGTGAAGCGAGCGCGTTCGTAG
- a CDS encoding sigma-70 family RNA polymerase sigma factor, whose translation MPADNLSLRLEVEDLYVAHHGWLHTWLRRKLGCAHRAADLAHDTFMRLLARDEPLELLEPRAFLTTVAQRVLANHWRREQIERAYLEALALVPEPLAPSPEERAVLLETLCEIDALLDGLPVLVKRAFLMAQLDGATQTEIAATLRISLATVKRYLLKAAAQCFFAMKLE comes from the coding sequence ATGCCGGCAGACAATCTCTCGTTGCGTCTCGAGGTCGAAGACCTCTACGTCGCCCATCATGGCTGGCTTCACACGTGGCTGCGCCGCAAGCTGGGATGCGCGCATCGGGCGGCCGACCTTGCGCACGACACCTTCATGCGCCTGCTCGCGCGCGACGAACCGCTTGAACTGCTCGAACCGCGCGCCTTCCTGACGACGGTCGCCCAGCGCGTGCTGGCGAATCACTGGCGACGCGAGCAGATCGAGCGCGCGTACCTCGAAGCGCTCGCGCTGGTGCCGGAGCCGCTTGCGCCGTCGCCCGAAGAGCGTGCCGTGCTGCTCGAAACACTGTGCGAGATCGATGCGTTGCTCGACGGTCTGCCCGTACTGGTAAAACGCGCGTTCCTGATGGCGCAACTCGACGGCGCGACGCAGACGGAAATCGCCGCCACGCTGCGCATTTCCCTTGCGACGGTGAAGCGCTATCTGCTGAAAGCAGCCGCGCAATGCTTCTTTGCAATGAAACTGGAATGA
- a CDS encoding TonB-dependent siderophore receptor, with the protein MGLSARASANTAARESRRRAFPGRHIIGIATATIFATIASPTVFAADATETAQASPRKTFDVAAGPLESALSQYGQQARIMLSYPSALTANRHSAGLHGEYDTQQGLVRLLRGTGLSSVQQSNGSYTLVEDASNVELDDTAVLPTVKVASTGISAGSYRPPPEANITRSDIPVIDTPQAINVVPAQVLRDQRPRNLDDALANVSGIVQGNTLAGTQDTLLKRGFGGNRDGSIMHNGMPLVQGRGLNAAADSVEVLKGPASLLYGIMDPGGVVNVVSKQPLLTPYHAVSLLGSTYGHGRNGADGTLDLTGPIGDSGLAYRLIVDQVNEQYWRNFGEHRETLVAPSLAWYGRDTQVVLSYEYRKFLYPFDRGTALDPKTNEPLAIPARERLDEPFNEMDGESHLAQLTVDHQINANWKAHFGYSYNRETYDAGQLRVQGVNSTTGVLSRSNDATHGALSTDSYAIAYIDGHFTVAGLRNDLQVGVDDEYRRIYRKDLLRQATKYTFNYLHPVYGLESPSTTVSASDSDQTDTLHDASVFFQDSLHLTDKWILVGGARFLSYNQVAGRGRPFHVNTDLNGTKWLPRAGIVYKWTDNVSLYGSYTQSLKPTSTIAPLSTGVVIDSSVLPEEATSWEVGAKVAMPAGLTGTLAFFNIDKSNVLVSQYNDSTKQTDWRTSGKARSRGIELDVAGQIGQRWSVIASYAYIDAKTTEDPLYAGNRLWNVAQHTASLAAVYDFGAIFGGDQLRVGAGAHYVGERPGDSANSFTLPAYTVADAFANYNTKWGGHNVSFQLNVKNLFNKTYYPSSANRYFVAVGDARQVSLLSTLEF; encoded by the coding sequence ATGGGACTTTCTGCAAGAGCCAGCGCGAATACCGCCGCACGAGAATCACGTCGTCGTGCGTTTCCCGGACGGCACATCATCGGCATTGCGACGGCAACCATCTTCGCGACCATTGCGTCTCCCACCGTCTTCGCCGCCGATGCAACGGAAACGGCCCAAGCCTCACCACGCAAGACTTTCGATGTCGCTGCCGGACCGCTCGAAAGCGCGCTCAGCCAGTACGGCCAGCAAGCGCGCATCATGCTGTCGTATCCGAGCGCGCTCACCGCGAATCGTCATAGCGCGGGCCTGCATGGCGAATACGATACGCAACAGGGGCTCGTGCGGCTGTTGCGCGGCACGGGGCTGTCGTCCGTTCAACAGAGCAACGGCAGCTACACGCTGGTCGAAGATGCCAGCAATGTCGAACTCGACGACACGGCCGTATTGCCCACCGTCAAGGTCGCCTCGACAGGCATCAGCGCGGGGAGTTACCGACCGCCACCCGAAGCGAATATCACGCGCTCCGACATTCCCGTCATCGATACGCCGCAGGCCATCAACGTCGTGCCCGCGCAAGTGTTGCGCGATCAGCGTCCGCGCAATCTCGACGACGCGCTCGCCAACGTCAGCGGCATCGTGCAAGGCAACACGCTGGCGGGCACGCAGGACACGTTGCTCAAACGCGGCTTCGGCGGCAACCGCGACGGCTCGATCATGCACAACGGCATGCCGCTCGTGCAGGGCCGCGGCCTCAACGCCGCAGCGGATAGCGTCGAAGTGCTCAAGGGACCGGCATCGCTGCTCTACGGCATCATGGACCCGGGCGGCGTCGTCAACGTGGTGAGCAAGCAGCCGCTGCTCACGCCTTATCACGCCGTCTCGTTGCTCGGTTCGACCTATGGCCACGGCCGCAACGGCGCGGATGGCACGCTCGATCTGACAGGACCCATCGGCGATTCGGGCCTCGCGTACCGTCTCATCGTCGACCAGGTCAACGAACAATACTGGCGCAACTTTGGCGAACACCGCGAAACGCTCGTCGCGCCTTCGCTTGCCTGGTATGGACGCGATACCCAGGTCGTACTGTCCTACGAGTATCGCAAGTTTCTGTATCCGTTCGATCGCGGCACCGCGCTCGATCCCAAGACCAACGAGCCGCTGGCCATTCCCGCGCGCGAGCGTCTCGATGAGCCGTTCAACGAAATGGACGGCGAATCGCATCTCGCGCAACTGACCGTCGATCATCAGATCAACGCGAACTGGAAGGCGCATTTCGGCTACAGCTACAACCGCGAAACGTACGACGCCGGCCAGTTGCGCGTGCAAGGCGTCAACAGCACGACAGGCGTGCTCTCGCGCAGCAACGACGCGACGCACGGCGCGCTCAGCACGGACAGCTACGCGATCGCCTATATCGATGGACATTTCACGGTGGCGGGATTGCGCAACGACCTGCAAGTGGGTGTCGACGACGAATATCGGCGCATCTATCGGAAGGACCTGTTGCGGCAGGCGACGAAGTACACGTTCAACTATTTGCACCCCGTGTATGGGCTCGAAAGCCCGTCGACCACCGTGTCCGCCAGCGACAGCGACCAGACCGACACGCTGCATGACGCATCCGTGTTCTTTCAGGACAGCCTGCATCTGACCGACAAATGGATCCTCGTCGGCGGCGCACGGTTCCTGTCGTACAACCAGGTCGCGGGACGCGGCCGCCCGTTCCACGTGAACACCGATCTGAACGGGACCAAATGGTTGCCGCGCGCGGGTATCGTCTACAAGTGGACCGATAACGTCTCGTTGTACGGCAGCTATACGCAATCGCTGAAGCCAACGTCGACGATCGCTCCGCTCAGCACGGGCGTCGTGATCGACTCGTCGGTGCTGCCCGAAGAAGCGACCTCGTGGGAAGTCGGCGCGAAAGTCGCCATGCCGGCCGGCCTGACGGGCACGCTCGCGTTCTTCAACATCGATAAATCGAACGTGCTGGTGTCACAGTACAACGACTCGACCAAACAAACCGACTGGCGAACGTCGGGCAAGGCGCGCTCGCGCGGCATCGAGCTCGATGTCGCCGGGCAGATCGGCCAACGCTGGAGCGTCATTGCGAGCTACGCGTATATCGACGCGAAAACGACGGAAGACCCGCTCTATGCGGGCAACCGGCTGTGGAATGTCGCGCAGCATACGGCGTCGCTCGCGGCCGTTTACGACTTCGGTGCGATCTTCGGCGGCGATCAGTTGCGCGTGGGCGCGGGCGCGCACTACGTCGGCGAACGGCCCGGCGATTCGGCGAACAGCTTCACCCTGCCCGCCTATACCGTCGCCGATGCGTTCGCAAACTACAACACGAAATGGGGCGGACATAACGTGTCGTTCCAGTTGAATGTGAAGAACCTCTTCAACAAGACCTATTACCCGTCCAGCGCTAATCGCTATTTCGTCGCGGTCGGCGACGCGCGGCAGGTTTCGCTTCTTTCTACGCTCGAATTCTGA